The following coding sequences are from one uncultured Desulfobacter sp. window:
- a CDS encoding FCD domain-containing protein produces the protein MTQKNFIKQYFSDENGEALISISTLSNLESKGGARLDNVINTVAEKLNIDPSAFNIHPDNFVKNIDVFVREKNEGPSMSEAPLGTKSNVGILIHELTNYFADQIFTGKLRPGDKIESDRALAKKFNVGRTAIRETLKVLNVLGLIDIRPGQGSFICKDGSNFFIIPLSWSIFLDSEKIDSILVVRDMLEIKAAELAAISAADGEHLYDLTNVSYAMHTAYVEQNFRDFLDLDLKFHEAVSRCSKNSIIFNLSQTISNLIRRVSSTGMVNIEQLTHIYNEHQQIYGFIIAHDSVAAGEAMKKHLEQSRQRYDYNL, from the coding sequence ATGACACAGAAAAATTTTATAAAACAATATTTTTCAGATGAAAACGGCGAAGCATTGATCAGCATTTCAACGTTGTCTAATCTTGAGTCAAAGGGGGGTGCAAGGCTGGATAACGTTATAAACACTGTTGCTGAAAAGCTGAATATAGACCCTTCTGCATTTAATATTCACCCGGATAACTTTGTGAAAAACATTGATGTATTTGTACGGGAGAAGAACGAAGGCCCATCTATGTCGGAGGCGCCACTTGGTACAAAGAGCAATGTCGGAATATTAATTCACGAATTGACAAACTATTTTGCAGATCAAATTTTTACGGGCAAGCTTCGTCCAGGTGACAAAATTGAATCTGACAGAGCTTTGGCGAAAAAGTTTAACGTTGGTCGAACCGCTATACGTGAAACCTTGAAAGTACTCAATGTACTCGGACTTATTGATATTCGGCCTGGACAAGGTTCTTTTATTTGTAAGGATGGTTCAAATTTCTTTATTATTCCGCTTTCATGGTCAATATTTCTTGATTCTGAAAAAATTGACAGCATTCTTGTTGTTCGTGATATGCTGGAAATTAAGGCGGCAGAGTTAGCAGCTATATCTGCTGCTGACGGCGAACATTTATATGACTTGACAAATGTTTCTTATGCAATGCACACGGCATATGTAGAACAAAATTTCAGGGACTTTCTTGATCTTGATTTAAAATTTCATGAGGCAGTTTCCCGTTGTTCGAAAAATTCGATTATTTTTAATCTTTCACAAACAATCAGTAACCTCATTCGTCGTGTAAGCAGTACGGGTATGGTGAATATTGAACAGTTAACTCATATTTACAACGAACATCAGCAGATATACGGATTTATTATAGCGCATGACAGTGTTGCGGCCGGTGAAGCGATGAAAAAGCACTTGGAACAATCCCGCCAGAGATATGACTATAACCTGTAA